In Corynebacterium guangdongense, one DNA window encodes the following:
- a CDS encoding M20/M25/M40 family metallo-hydrolase encodes MSLYHDTLQLLQEMIRNACVNDGTPDSGGEVRNAESLAKFFEGTDVKVQRFEPHPGRVSIAFTVEGSDPDAEPLTLLGHTDVVPVDHTKWTVAPFGAEIRDEKIYGRGAVDMLFITATMAAVTREAAKRGTRGTLTMVGLADEEARAGLGAGWIHQNAPDAFSWKNCLSETGGSHIPGRDGSDTIVVNVGENGAAQRRLTVSGDAGHGSTPYGRDSAIVKIGEVARRISLAHRPMIDDRSWQIFVKAFRFDEELNESLMRGEGDFHEFGDLASFADAFSHTTIAQTIVRAGSAINVLPSTASLDLDIRQPTGVSQEDVDAMLTEALGDMADQVTITHLLTEPATVSAPEGPLWDAIVETYGEFYPDSDVIPIFSTGGSDLRFARYAGGKGFGFALHARERSLAAAHSQLHSHDEHLHLEDLNLTVRAYDSLIRKFVG; translated from the coding sequence ATGAGCCTGTACCATGACACCCTTCAGCTCCTCCAGGAGATGATCCGCAACGCGTGCGTCAACGACGGCACGCCGGATTCCGGCGGGGAGGTGCGCAACGCGGAGTCCCTCGCCAAGTTCTTCGAGGGCACCGACGTCAAGGTCCAGCGTTTTGAACCGCACCCGGGCCGCGTCTCCATCGCCTTCACCGTCGAGGGGTCCGACCCGGACGCGGAGCCGCTGACGCTGCTCGGCCACACCGACGTGGTTCCGGTGGATCACACCAAGTGGACGGTGGCCCCCTTCGGCGCGGAGATCAGGGACGAGAAGATCTACGGCCGCGGCGCCGTCGACATGCTCTTCATCACCGCGACGATGGCCGCCGTCACCCGCGAGGCGGCCAAGCGTGGCACCCGGGGCACGCTGACGATGGTGGGACTCGCCGACGAGGAGGCCCGCGCCGGACTCGGCGCCGGATGGATCCACCAGAACGCCCCGGACGCGTTCTCGTGGAAGAACTGTCTCTCCGAGACCGGCGGCTCCCACATCCCGGGACGCGACGGATCGGACACCATCGTCGTCAACGTCGGTGAGAACGGCGCCGCGCAGCGACGCCTGACCGTCTCCGGCGACGCCGGCCACGGGTCGACGCCCTACGGCAGGGACTCGGCGATCGTGAAGATCGGGGAAGTCGCCCGCCGCATTTCCCTGGCCCACCGCCCGATGATCGACGACAGGTCGTGGCAGATCTTCGTGAAGGCCTTCCGTTTCGACGAGGAGCTCAACGAATCACTGATGCGCGGCGAGGGTGACTTTCACGAGTTCGGTGACCTCGCCTCCTTCGCGGACGCGTTCTCCCACACCACCATCGCGCAGACCATCGTGCGCGCCGGCAGCGCGATCAACGTGCTGCCGTCGACCGCGTCACTGGACCTGGACATTCGCCAGCCCACGGGCGTCTCACAGGAGGACGTGGACGCGATGTTGACCGAGGCGCTGGGCGACATGGCCGACCAGGTCACCATCACGCACCTGCTCACTGAACCGGCGACGGTGTCTGCGCCGGAGGGCCCGCTGTGGGACGCCATCGTCGAGACCTACGGCGAGTTCTACCCGGACAGCGACGTCATCCCGATCTTCTCCACGGGGGGCTCCGACCTGCGCTTCGCCCGCTACGCCGGGGGCAAGGGCTTCGGTTTCGCGCTGCACGCCAGGGAGCGCAGCCTGGCGGCGGCGCATTCGCAGCTGCACTCCCACGACGAGCACCTTCACCTGGAGGACCTCAACCTCACTGTGCGGGCCTACGACTCGCTGATCCGCAAGTTTGTCGGCTAA
- a CDS encoding CHY zinc finger protein, which produces MIRGVGVDAQGRCVHYRSLVDVVGNRCATCGDFFACHLCHAQLTDHEFGRMPVDAADAVMCGACGKTMGHGDYESSCPACGHRFNPGCHSHRHLYFQV; this is translated from the coding sequence ATGATTCGCGGAGTTGGGGTGGACGCACAGGGGCGGTGCGTCCACTACCGTTCGCTCGTCGACGTCGTCGGCAACCGCTGCGCCACCTGCGGCGACTTTTTTGCCTGCCACCTGTGTCACGCGCAGCTCACGGACCACGAGTTTGGGCGCATGCCTGTCGACGCCGCCGACGCCGTCATGTGCGGAGCCTGCGGGAAGACGATGGGTCACGGGGACTACGAATCCTCCTGCCCCGCCTGCGGGCACCGCTTCAATCCCGGCTGCCACAGCCACCGGCACCTCTATTTCCAGGTGTGA
- a CDS encoding pyridoxal-phosphate dependent enzyme, with protein MKGDLNPRGEFHPVYDCVTDATGDTPLVRIDGLLAPVTGYPLWAKLESFNPSGSAKDRTAKAMVDDAVAAGLLRPGSVAVESSSGNLGVALARLSTLGGWQFHCVVDQRTNSSTLAHMKALGATVHQITAPDPETGDWLIARRNRVAELIEELGAINFDQYSNQAAFRAHEEGTMTEIAAALHHAPDHLYVAVSTTGTIGGCQRWLRAHDAPTRVVAVDSVGSVLFDGERGTRLLPGYGAGTVTDLSRQVRPDTVQRMSPAQAVDGARRLARTTAVLPGASGGAVVAAYLDDVRTGAVRPGEETVLVLHDEGTAYLDTIYDDDWVHENIAPILEENKQ; from the coding sequence ATGAAAGGCGACCTCAACCCCCGCGGTGAATTTCACCCTGTGTACGACTGCGTCACTGACGCGACGGGCGACACCCCGCTGGTCCGGATCGATGGGCTGCTCGCGCCCGTCACCGGCTACCCGCTCTGGGCGAAACTGGAGTCCTTCAACCCCAGCGGCTCCGCCAAGGATCGCACGGCGAAGGCCATGGTCGACGATGCGGTGGCCGCCGGGCTCCTGCGGCCCGGTTCCGTGGCGGTCGAGTCCAGCTCCGGCAACCTCGGCGTTGCACTGGCCCGCTTGTCGACGCTGGGTGGCTGGCAGTTCCACTGCGTCGTCGATCAGCGCACCAATTCCAGCACCCTGGCGCACATGAAGGCCCTCGGCGCGACGGTCCACCAGATCACCGCACCCGATCCCGAAACCGGGGACTGGCTCATCGCCCGGCGCAACCGCGTGGCCGAGCTGATCGAGGAGCTCGGCGCCATCAATTTCGACCAGTACTCCAACCAGGCGGCCTTCCGCGCCCACGAGGAGGGCACGATGACCGAGATCGCCGCCGCCCTCCACCACGCCCCGGATCACCTCTACGTCGCGGTGAGCACCACCGGCACCATCGGCGGCTGCCAGCGCTGGCTGCGGGCACATGACGCCCCGACCCGGGTGGTCGCCGTCGATTCCGTCGGCTCCGTGCTTTTCGACGGTGAACGCGGCACCCGCCTCCTGCCGGGCTACGGGGCGGGAACGGTCACCGACCTGTCGCGCCAGGTCAGGCCCGACACGGTGCAGCGGATGAGCCCCGCCCAGGCGGTCGACGGCGCCCGTCGGCTGGCCCGGACCACGGCCGTCCTGCCCGGCGCCTCCGGGGGAGCGGTCGTCGCGGCCTACCTCGACGACGTCCGCACCGGCGCCGTCCGGCCCGGCGAGGAGACGGTGCTCGTCCTGCACGACGAGGGCACCGCCTACCTGGACACCATCTACGACGACGACTGGGTGCATGAGAACATCGCCCCGATCCTGGAGGAGAACAAGCAGTGA
- a CDS encoding monooxygenase, whose amino-acid sequence MTTLLVFEFPSTGPFGAEAVEAYRDLAIDIAGEEGLVWKVWIEDPARQVAGGVYLFTTEELADAYTAKHTTRLESFGVTGVTATRYQVNQELSELDHAVLRRP is encoded by the coding sequence ATGACAACTCTTCTCGTATTTGAATTCCCCTCCACCGGCCCCTTCGGCGCTGAGGCGGTCGAGGCCTACCGCGATCTCGCCATCGACATCGCCGGCGAGGAGGGCCTGGTGTGGAAGGTCTGGATCGAGGACCCGGCTCGCCAGGTCGCCGGCGGCGTCTACCTCTTCACCACCGAAGAGCTCGCCGACGCCTACACCGCCAAGCACACCACCCGTCTCGAGAGCTTCGGCGTCACCGGTGTCACCGCCACCAGGTACCAGGTCAACCAGGAGCTCTCCGAACTTGACCACGCCGTCCTCAGGCGCCCCTGA
- a CDS encoding succinic semialdehyde dehydrogenase, with translation MRFAEVVRADEPALGQELLGDRTAEATGRSRDHDALHVSQHMLRNMTVTSHTAEDTRAAFDRARHAQRRWADTPVSERKKIMYRYHDLLLDRQDEVMDVIQEESGKARKDAHEEILDSAITARHYANQAARLLRPRTVRPTLPIITTTHVEHAPVGVVGVIAPWNYPLILALSDAVAALIAGNAVVIKPDAKTPRTALTAAALLHEAGLDEDLLQVVTGAGSVVGQEIVAQCDYLMFTGSTETGRALAAQAGQRLIGFSGELGGKNPMIVAPDADLARAARGAVNACFSNAGQLCISVERIYVHRDVAAEFIPAFVAHVEAMRVDGSRDWTVDMGSLISAEHHAKVSALVEDAVSRGARVLTGGKSLGGTFYAPTVLTDVPADAALHREEVFGPVVYIEIVDSLDDAVHRANDTHYGLNASIWAATATGRALASRMHAGTVNVNEGYSAAWISLHAPMGGWKASGVGRRQGDHGLLKYTEPRTIAVQRFMSTSGPEFLPREKFATVARTALKLGKRILP, from the coding sequence ATCCGGTTCGCTGAGGTCGTACGCGCCGACGAGCCAGCCCTCGGCCAGGAACTTCTCGGCGACCGCACGGCCGAGGCCACCGGCCGCTCCCGTGATCACGATGCTCTTCATGTTTCTCAGCATATGCTGAGAAACATGACCGTCACCTCCCACACCGCCGAGGACACCCGGGCCGCCTTCGACCGCGCCCGCCACGCCCAACGACGCTGGGCCGACACCCCCGTCTCCGAGCGCAAGAAGATCATGTACCGCTACCACGACCTGCTGCTCGACCGGCAGGACGAGGTCATGGACGTGATTCAGGAGGAATCCGGCAAGGCCCGCAAGGACGCCCACGAGGAGATCCTCGACTCCGCCATCACCGCCCGGCACTACGCCAACCAGGCAGCCCGCCTGCTCCGGCCCCGTACCGTGCGCCCGACCCTGCCGATCATCACCACCACCCACGTCGAGCACGCACCGGTCGGCGTCGTCGGGGTGATCGCCCCGTGGAACTACCCGCTCATCCTGGCGCTGTCCGACGCCGTCGCCGCCCTGATCGCGGGGAACGCGGTCGTCATCAAGCCCGACGCGAAGACTCCGCGCACCGCGCTCACCGCCGCCGCGCTCCTCCATGAGGCCGGGCTGGACGAGGACCTGCTCCAGGTCGTCACCGGGGCCGGTTCGGTGGTCGGCCAGGAGATCGTGGCGCAGTGCGACTACCTCATGTTCACCGGCTCCACCGAGACCGGCCGCGCCCTGGCCGCGCAGGCCGGGCAGCGGCTGATCGGCTTCTCCGGAGAACTCGGCGGCAAGAACCCGATGATCGTCGCCCCCGACGCGGATCTCGCCCGCGCCGCCCGCGGCGCCGTGAACGCCTGCTTCTCCAACGCGGGCCAGCTGTGCATCTCCGTCGAGCGGATCTACGTCCATCGTGACGTCGCCGCGGAGTTCATTCCCGCGTTCGTCGCCCACGTGGAGGCAATGCGCGTCGACGGCTCCCGCGACTGGACGGTGGACATGGGCTCGCTGATCTCGGCCGAGCACCACGCCAAGGTCTCCGCCCTGGTCGAGGACGCCGTGTCCCGGGGCGCGAGGGTGCTGACCGGCGGAAAATCACTCGGCGGCACCTTCTACGCCCCCACCGTCCTCACCGACGTTCCCGCCGACGCCGCCCTGCACCGCGAGGAGGTCTTCGGCCCGGTGGTCTACATCGAGATCGTCGACAGCCTGGATGACGCCGTGCACAGGGCCAACGACACCCACTACGGACTCAACGCCTCCATCTGGGCGGCCACCGCCACCGGCCGCGCGCTGGCCTCCCGCATGCACGCCGGAACGGTGAACGTCAATGAGGGCTACTCCGCGGCCTGGATTTCCCTCCACGCACCGATGGGCGGTTGGAAGGCCTCCGGCGTCGGCCGGCGCCAGGGTGACCACGGGCTGCTCAAGTACACCGAGCCGCGCACCATCGCCGTCCAGCGCTTCATGTCCACCTCAGGGCCGGAATTCCTGCCCCGGGAGAAGTTCGCGACGGTGGCGCGGACCGCGTTGAAGCTGGGCAAGCGGATTCTGCCTTAG
- a CDS encoding DinB family protein, translated as MNLNTTLIDLADRAEVSVKTLPALTAGQLNAHPLGHPNSIAWLLWHTGRVLDALTSPLTGDEQLWDAEYKAKFGLGALADGTGVGHTTEEAAQITAEDQDLLTDYIVAGLERWRQYVASVENVDEFEEIVGEFKGGPQTRQAKLTLAMVDAVRHIDQALYVAGMPEL; from the coding sequence ATGAACCTCAACACCACCCTCATTGATCTCGCTGACCGCGCCGAAGTTTCCGTCAAGACCCTCCCGGCACTGACCGCCGGGCAGCTCAACGCCCACCCGCTCGGCCACCCGAACTCCATCGCCTGGCTCCTGTGGCACACCGGCCGCGTGCTCGACGCTCTGACCAGCCCGCTGACCGGTGACGAGCAGCTCTGGGACGCGGAGTACAAGGCCAAGTTCGGTCTCGGCGCGCTCGCCGACGGCACCGGCGTCGGCCACACCACCGAGGAGGCCGCCCAGATCACCGCCGAGGATCAGGACCTCCTCACCGACTACATCGTCGCCGGCCTCGAGCGCTGGCGTCAGTACGTCGCCTCCGTCGAGAACGTCGATGAGTTCGAGGAGATCGTCGGTGAGTTCAAGGGCGGCCCCCAGACCCGCCAGGCGAAGCTCACCCTCGCCATGGTCGACGCCGTGCGCCACATCGACCAGGCCCTCTATGTCGCCGGCATGCCGGAGCTTTAA
- a CDS encoding Gmad2 immunoglobulin-like domain-containing protein — MTIKVQQPQPYDIVSNTVQIAGTAGGAFEASYNYRISEGHDEVEGYFMAGDGAGGHGQFQTVADVSGAAFTHVVAYVEVFHTSPKDGSPRDRVVVPVILGARIVPGYTSYFEHVVKSGETLWGIAQQHYGTGNLYHRLLAANPSITNPNLIHAGDVIRVPRA; from the coding sequence ATGACCATCAAAGTTCAACAACCGCAGCCCTACGACATCGTCAGTAATACCGTTCAGATCGCCGGAACCGCCGGCGGGGCTTTCGAAGCCAGCTACAACTACCGCATCAGTGAGGGCCACGACGAGGTCGAGGGCTACTTTATGGCCGGTGACGGCGCTGGCGGACACGGCCAGTTTCAGACGGTGGCCGATGTCTCCGGCGCCGCATTCACCCATGTCGTGGCCTATGTTGAGGTATTCCACACCTCGCCCAAGGATGGCTCACCTCGCGACCGCGTCGTGGTGCCGGTAATCCTCGGCGCGCGCATCGTGCCCGGATATACCTCTTACTTCGAGCACGTGGTGAAGAGCGGTGAGACGCTGTGGGGAATCGCCCAGCAGCATTACGGCACCGGAAACCTGTACCACCGGCTGCTAGCGGCGAACCCCTCGATCACCAACCCCAACCTGATCCACGCGGGTGATGTCATCCGGGTGCCGCGCGCCTAG
- a CDS encoding SDR family oxidoreductase: MKSIVITGAAGGLGRAVAEKFLAEGWLVGAYDLSEPDLPGAVTGVLDVTDAEAWERVLAEFAERSGGRIDVLHNNAGVIIEGPLADASVTGVDGVIAVNVLGVTLGARAAHPYLRKAKGTLVGMASAAAIHGQPGVAVYSATKFYVNGLTEALSLEWRRDGIRVIDINPLWAKTPLAENNAASVRRLGVRITPGQVAERVWQAVHPANAWERGGMHYGVSPLDRFLLMLGGFAPDRLRRLLTGLIAG, translated from the coding sequence ATGAAGAGCATCGTGATCACGGGAGCGGCCGGTGGCCTCGGCCGTGCGGTCGCCGAGAAGTTCCTGGCCGAGGGCTGGCTCGTCGGCGCGTACGACCTCAGCGAACCGGATCTGCCCGGCGCCGTCACCGGCGTCCTCGACGTCACCGACGCCGAGGCATGGGAGCGGGTCCTCGCGGAGTTCGCCGAGCGTTCGGGTGGGCGAATCGACGTGCTGCACAACAACGCCGGCGTCATCATCGAGGGCCCGCTCGCCGACGCCTCCGTCACCGGCGTCGACGGCGTCATCGCCGTCAACGTCCTCGGCGTGACCCTGGGCGCTCGGGCCGCGCACCCCTACCTGCGGAAAGCGAAGGGCACCCTGGTGGGCATGGCCTCGGCGGCGGCCATCCATGGACAGCCGGGCGTGGCGGTGTACTCGGCGACGAAGTTTTACGTCAACGGGTTGACCGAGGCCCTGTCGTTGGAGTGGCGCCGGGACGGCATCCGCGTCATCGACATCAACCCCTTGTGGGCGAAGACGCCGCTGGCCGAGAACAACGCGGCATCGGTGCGCCGGCTCGGCGTCCGCATCACCCCCGGACAGGTGGCCGAGCGGGTGTGGCAGGCCGTGCACCCCGCCAACGCCTGGGAGCGGGGCGGAATGCACTACGGCGTCTCCCCGCTGGACCGGTTCCTGCTCATGCTCGGTGGCTTCGCGCCGGATCGGCTGCGGCGTCTCCTCACCGGCCTGATCGCGGGCTAG
- a CDS encoding OsmC family protein gives MSDLTPNHTAGEPIEPIDTEALKELAQKNIDNPEGGRKKIRTHTEADGYFRNNTEVRGHVIKVGEPKPLLGDDSAPNPTEVAQAGLAACIAVGIQAIAQHRGVTLTKLDIDIESDIDVSPTWGVGDLSEDKRPGVSDVRVKIDLEGDADRETLDQIQKDAVQWSPVVNTYTRPANLTSELV, from the coding sequence ATGTCTGACCTCACTCCGAACCACACCGCCGGCGAGCCGATCGAGCCGATCGACACCGAGGCACTCAAGGAACTGGCGCAGAAGAACATCGACAACCCGGAGGGCGGCCGCAAGAAGATCCGCACCCACACCGAGGCCGACGGCTACTTCCGCAACAACACCGAGGTCCGCGGCCACGTCATCAAGGTCGGCGAGCCGAAGCCGCTGCTCGGTGACGATTCCGCCCCCAACCCGACCGAGGTCGCCCAGGCGGGTCTGGCCGCCTGCATCGCCGTCGGCATCCAGGCCATCGCCCAGCACCGTGGCGTCACCCTGACCAAGCTGGACATCGACATCGAGTCCGACATCGACGTCTCCCCGACCTGGGGCGTCGGCGACCTCTCCGAGGACAAGCGCCCGGGCGTCTCCGACGTTCGCGTCAAGATCGACCTCGAGGGCGACGCCGACCGCGAGACCCTCGACCAGATCCAGAAGGACGCCGTCCAGTGGTCCCCGGTCGTCAACACCTACACCCGCCCGGCAAACCTGACCTCGGAGCTCGTCTAA
- a CDS encoding aspartate/glutamate racemase family protein — MKKLGLIGGTGPESTVIYYDRVLRGIQEATGTDVVAPLTIENLSYLEVFEYMGAGDLAGLTTYLLGGIRSLADAGCDLAAMTAFTTHAVFDRVAADSPIPLVSAVDATVRASAAYETVALLGTEFTMTSTFVSAPIEATGTRCVTPNAEEISYIQRKLTEEIEKGVIRRETIDGVAAIVERLAAEEGAQLAILGCTELPPLFDGVDLAIPKLDTIDAHVADLVTAVT, encoded by the coding sequence ATGAAGAAACTCGGCCTCATCGGCGGCACCGGACCCGAATCCACCGTCATCTACTACGACCGGGTCCTGCGTGGCATCCAGGAGGCCACCGGCACGGACGTCGTCGCACCCCTGACCATTGAGAACCTCTCCTACCTGGAGGTCTTCGAGTACATGGGCGCCGGGGATCTGGCGGGCCTCACGACCTACCTGCTCGGCGGTATCCGCTCGCTCGCCGACGCCGGCTGCGATCTGGCCGCCATGACCGCCTTCACCACGCACGCGGTCTTCGACCGGGTGGCGGCCGACTCCCCGATCCCCCTGGTCAGCGCGGTCGACGCGACGGTCCGCGCCAGCGCGGCGTACGAGACGGTCGCGCTGCTCGGCACCGAGTTCACCATGACCAGCACCTTCGTCTCCGCCCCGATCGAGGCGACCGGCACCCGCTGCGTCACGCCCAACGCCGAGGAAATCTCCTACATCCAGCGCAAGCTCACCGAGGAGATCGAAAAGGGCGTCATCCGGCGGGAGACCATCGACGGGGTCGCGGCCATCGTCGAGCGCCTGGCCGCCGAGGAGGGCGCCCAGCTGGCCATTCTCGGCTGCACGGAGCTGCCGCCGCTTTTCGACGGCGTCGACCTGGCCATCCCCAAGCTCGACACCATCGACGCCCACGTCGCCGACCTGGTCACCGCGGTGACCTAG
- a CDS encoding acyl-CoA dehydrogenase family protein, with translation MSNYLPEALLATVAENAKAVDKNEKSAAYVLELLRDADLTGKDVKTSVNVIRELSREDLSVGFTTWATFSTYTFLVSAGTAYGDAQASKLVEEARPGVTGMAGSFKELAGAGEIDLTSEKVEGGYRINGKLGWASNLYDNAIVVTGAKDAEGNKIIFSFEAGHEGVGFGRPFGLLGLNATQSSWATFDDVFIPQAQVLTENFREYMLSVRSAFVLGQIAECLGVAEAANAAAESKLTGIKETFRADHAKSLELTADVARRWEALVEKVASGEQLTDVIELLELRLDASDAAVTAANIEVRVAGGAGYASSSSTSRRYREASFIPVQSPSEAQLRFQLEQARAKIA, from the coding sequence ATGTCGAACTATCTCCCCGAAGCCCTGCTCGCGACCGTCGCCGAGAACGCCAAGGCGGTCGACAAGAACGAGAAGAGTGCGGCGTACGTCCTGGAGCTGCTCCGCGACGCCGACCTCACCGGCAAGGACGTCAAGACCTCGGTCAACGTCATCCGGGAGCTCTCCCGCGAGGACCTCTCCGTCGGCTTCACCACCTGGGCCACGTTCTCGACGTACACCTTCCTCGTCTCGGCCGGCACCGCCTACGGTGACGCCCAGGCCAGCAAGCTCGTCGAGGAGGCGCGTCCCGGCGTGACCGGCATGGCCGGCTCCTTCAAGGAGCTCGCGGGCGCGGGCGAGATCGACCTGACCTCCGAGAAGGTCGAGGGGGGCTACCGCATCAACGGCAAGCTCGGCTGGGCCTCCAACCTCTACGACAACGCGATCGTCGTCACCGGCGCCAAGGACGCCGAGGGCAACAAGATCATCTTCTCCTTCGAGGCGGGCCACGAGGGCGTCGGCTTCGGCCGACCCTTCGGCCTGCTGGGCCTCAACGCCACCCAGTCCTCCTGGGCCACCTTCGACGACGTCTTCATTCCGCAGGCGCAGGTCCTGACGGAAAACTTCCGCGAGTACATGCTCTCGGTCCGTTCGGCCTTCGTGCTGGGCCAGATCGCCGAGTGCCTGGGTGTCGCGGAGGCCGCCAACGCCGCCGCGGAGTCCAAGCTCACCGGGATCAAGGAAACCTTCCGCGCGGATCACGCGAAGTCCCTCGAACTCACCGCCGACGTCGCACGGCGGTGGGAGGCGCTGGTGGAGAAGGTCGCCTCCGGCGAGCAGCTCACCGACGTCATCGAGCTGCTGGAACTGCGTCTCGACGCCTCCGACGCCGCCGTCACCGCGGCCAACATCGAGGTCCGCGTTGCCGGCGGCGCCGGTTACGCGTCCTCCTCGAGCACCTCGCGCCGCTACCGGGAGGCCTCCTTCATCCCGGTCCAGTCCCCCTCGGAGGCGCAGCTGCGCTTCCAGCTGGAGCAGGCCCGCGCGAAGATCGCCTAA